The Apibacter raozihei DNA segment GTCCGTCATAAACATATTCACGGTAAACCTCATCCGATATAAGAAATATATCTTTCTTTAAAACTATATCTCTTAACTTTTCAAGTTCTTCTTTAGAATATAGATATCCGGTTGGATTACTGGGATTGGTAATAAGTATCGCTTTAGTTTTAGGGCCGATAAGTTCTTCAAACTTTTCAATATCCGGAAGGGCAAAACCTGTTTCTATTGTGGACACAATAGGTACAATTTTTACTCCTAACGCTTCAGCAAAACTATAATAGTTGGCATAAAAAGGCTCGGGAACAATAATTTCGTCACCTTCATCGCACAAACATCCTATGGTAAATGACAGGGCTTCCGAGCCACCGTTGGTAATTATAAAATTATCAATTGATAAATCGGTAAAACCCAGCGAATGGTAATAATCGGTTAATGTTTTTCTATAATCGAAATTCCCTTCAGAAGGAGCATATTCAAAAATATCCAGGTTGATGTCTTTTAATGCCTTAACGGCCGCCTTTGGAGATTTAATATCGGGTTGGCCGATATTTAAATGATATACTTTAAGACCTTTTTCTTTTGCTTTTCGAGCATAAGGTGCTAACTTTCGTATTGGAGACTCCGGCATATTTATCCCCCGCGAAGAGAATTTTGGCATAATTTTTTATATTGTTTTGGTATTGACAAATTTATTGAGTAAATTTGTTTGTGACAAGAAAAAACGAAAATAAAAATCTAAAATTCTATTAATCATTTAATACTTATTTATTATGGGAAGTAAAAATACTCAAAATGTTTTGGCCGGTATGATATTAGGGGCTGCCGCAGGTCTTTTAGCCGGAGTTCTTATGGCACCGGATAAAGGTAGAAATACCAGAAAAAAAATTAAAAGAAAAGCCGAAGATTTAAGCGATAACTTTAAAGATACGTATTCCAAATATAAAGAAGATTTAAAAGATGGTTACGAGAAATACAAAAAAGATTTCCAAAAAAAGAAAGAAGAAGTTGTAGATAACCTAACCAGTGAGTACAACGACTTAACCAAAAAATAATTTTCTAAACTCGAAAAAAGAGTCAAATTGGTTTGACTCTTTTTTATTTTAAATCTGCTAGAAATATGGTTGGCATTATAAAAAAATACGTCAATAAAAGAATTGAGCTGTTGAAGATTGAATTAACAGAGACAATTTCCAGTATGATAAGTATTCTTATCTATATTTTTATTGTACTTACACTGGCTATGATGTTTTTAATTCTATTTAGTCTTGCCATCGGATTTCTTATAGGAGCATTACTAAACAACTGGGGATTAGGCATCCTTATTTTTTCACTGGTATATTTGTTGGCTTTTATTATACTTATTTTTAATTATAATAAAATCAGAAAATATATAATGCACAAAATTATTGAAATACAACTAAATGCAAAAGATGAAGAAGAAGATGACCAAGACTAACGAACGGTATACCTACGAAGATTTAATGTTAAGAAAACGTATTCTTAAACTTGAAATCAAAGAAATCGAAAGTATGGCCTCTTTGGAAAATCTGCCTCAGACTTTAGGTGCTATCGGAGGAAGTATCAAAAATAAAACTCTGGATTTAATTCAGAACCCTAATGCGATGAGTATGCTTATTGATGCAGGAGTTGGATTGGGTGCTGAAAAGATTATTTCACGTTTTGTTAATAAAAAGAGCATTGCCGGAAAAGCAATTATACTGGCATCAACTTATCTGATACCTGTGGCTGTACGCCAAACTAAAAACCTGATTGTAAATTTATCTAAAAAGAAAAATAAAGACGCTTTATATACTTCGCCAAATGTTGAGACTATTGACATGGATGATGATGAAGAAAAATAACTTTATTTGACACAAAAAGGTAATAGTACTGAAAATATATTATCATCAATTAAAAAGGGATATCATTATGATATCCCTTTTTATCTTCTTTAAACTTTCTTTTTAGTTTACAGCAGATGACAATTCAGCTCCTGCTTTGAATTTAGCTACTTTTTTAGCAGGGATTTTGATTTTAGCTTTAGTTTGAGGATTGATACCTTCTCTTGCACTTCTGTTAGATACAGAGAAAGTTCCAAATCCAACTAGAGTTACTTTATCACCTTTTTTTAAAGATGTTGTAACGTTAGCTAAAAAAGAGTCTAAAGCTTTTTTTGCTGCTGCTTTTGTGATTTCAGCGTCAGCTGCAATTGCATCGATTAATTCTGATTTGTTCATGACGATTTAATTTATTTAAGGTTATTTATCTTAATATGACAAAGGTAAGATTTTGTTTCATATATACAAGTAAAATTAGTCATTTTTTCGTTCTAACAAAGAATTTGTAAAGATTTTTAATCACTTTTTTTTCAAATTCTCAATTCTTTTTTAAAAAAGCACTTTATCTAAAATAATATTACCGTTTTCCGTGTATTTTACCAAATCATTTTTTATGAAACTCGAAATCAAACCTTTTTCTTTTTCGGGGTATAAAAGATGCAGATTAGCACCGGCATCTAAGGTAAAAAATAAGTGGGTTTTAGTTTCTTTTCTGAATTTCCATATTTTTTCAATAGCCGCTACAGTTCCTGTTTTCATTAAGATAAAGGCAGGTTGTGAGGTCATCATCATGGCATGCAGTGTGAGTGCTTCATGCTCAACCAGGCGACCAAATGCATCAAGATCTCCATTCTGTAATATCACAGACAACTCAGAAAGGTTTTTTACTGCTTCATTAAATCTGGCTTCTGCATACGGATGGTTGTTCATTAATCCGTGTCCGACGGTACTGCTGACTTCTTTTACCCCCTCATGTATTAGCAAAACAGTATCCTGAAAAGTAGTAAAATCGGGATGGATCTCAAATGGATAGGGAACGGCATATAAATCGGAACTTTCAGGAATTTCCGGATGCCTGCCCCAAACTGCTAATCCTTTATATAAAGATCTGCATGCACTTCCGGAACCTAATCTTGCCAGAAATGAAGCCTTCTGAATCTTATACTCCTCCGTCATTGTTTCTCCAAGCTTTTTACTTATTTCCATCATGCATTGGGCTATAGCACCGAATCCTGAGGCTGAAGATGCAATTCCACTGCTATGGGGAAAGGAATTATGCGTATGAATGGTATATTCATAATTTTCAACAAAAGGTATATATTTCTGAATAGAGGAAAGATATTTCTTAATTTTTTTTGAAAATTCTTCTTGTTCAACACTTTCTAAAAAAACATGTACCGCAAATTCATGCGTTTTTTTAAAATGAACTGTGGTTTGCGTGTAGCTGTCGGTAAGCGTGTAGCTTATCGAAGGATTAGCCGGAAGCTGGGGTTCATATTTTCCCCAGTATTTTATAAGGGCTATATTAGAGCTGCATTGAGCTTTTACTTCTCCTTCTTCCAAAAGAGTATAAGGTTGAGTTGAAATAAAATCAGATTCAGTCATTCTTATTATTTTTATATTTTACAAAATTTTGAGCATGTATTTTAAGCGATTCCTCAACCGGAATAAATGAATATGCCAGTTCATTTACAATTTTTTTGTTTGAATATTCGGTTTTCGACGTTAATGCATCTACTACAGATTTACTCATTACCCTATTCAAGGTGATCATCCTGATAATAAGTGCTATGGTTCCCAGCCAAAAATCAGAAATTTTGAATGGTTTACTTTTATTAAAATAATTTCGTAAAAGAGTAAACACTTTTTTATAAGATACATTTTCCGATATCAGAATATATCTTTGATTATATATCGGACTATTCATAAGTCTTATACAAATTGCAGCAACATCCCAGGCATCTACATAGGCAGTTTTACCACTGGTATATAATAGTTGTTTTTTAGAAACCATTTCATATAAAACACCACTACTTCTCTTCCAGTTTCGGGAGCCTAATATCACTCCGGGATGTACAATTACAACTTTTAACCCTTCCTGTGACCCTCTCCAAACCTCCATTTCAGCTCCATATTTTGAACAGGCATAGGAAGAATGATGAACTTTGAAATTCCACTCAGACTCTTCATCAATCTGAGTTTTTCCTAACATTGGGTCTAAAGTGGCAATGGAACTGATAAAACAAAATTTATCAATGTTATTTTCAATGGATAAATTAACCATATTTTTAGTTCCTTCTACATTAACTTTGTATAATTCAGCACGATCATGTTCATTAAAAGAAACTTTACCCGCTATATGATAAACCTGAGATACCCCCTGCAGTGCTTTTTCTACAGAAGAAAGGTTTAATACATCCCCTTCCGTCCATTGTATTTTATTGAACAAGCAGTTATAGCTTTCAGGTTCATAAAGCTTAAATAATTCCAAAATTTCGTTTTTGGAAGCTTCGGCACGAACCAAAACCCTGATTCGTGAATTATTTATTTTTGCTAACTGCAATAAAATATAACTGCCTAAAAGCCCTGTTCCTCCTGTTACTAATATCATATAAGATGCTAAATTACATTTTTTGTGTTTATAAAAAAAACATTACTCATATTCTGTTAAGTAGCCATAGAAAAAGATCTGATAATTCGGTTTCTACTAAAATCAGACCTGTGTTAATCGGCTATAAACGGCTTTTCATATAGAGAAAAAAGCTTTACATCGATTTACAAAAATTTTTATCTTTTTTGGAATTAATTTTGTTCCTGTTAAAACAATATGAATCATTATTTTAAATATCAATGAAAAGAAGATTAATACTAATTATGAGCTTATATTTTGCTTCTTTAAGCATATTTTATGCTCAAAATAAATCCTTGCCTTCCGTTTGGAACCTGGAACAGTGTCTTCAATATGCAGTCAGTAATAATATAACTGTAAAAAAAGCAGAACTATCCAAAAATACATCGGAACTGAATTACAAGCAATCTAAAAATAACCGATTGCCAAGTCTGAGTGCCAATCTAAGCGGCTCTATGACCAATGGAACTAGTATAGACCCTATTACCGGATCGTTTCAGGATGAGTTTTATACTTCTTCCAATGCCAGTATAAACTCCAACATTACATTATATAATGGAAGCAAGGTGAACAATACCATTATTCAGAACAAATTATTGGTTTCACAAAATGATCTGTATGTTCAACAGGCTGCCAACAATATAATATTAAGCATTACTGAAGCTTATGTACAGGCATTATACTACCAGGAAGGTATTGAAATAGCTAAAAATTCGGCAAAATCCACTGAAGAGCTATTAAAACAGGGAGAAGTTAAATTTAAAAACGGGGCTTTATCAAGAAGCGAGCTTGCAGATCTGGAATCTCAGAATGCAACAAACCAATATAACATTGTCACAGCCCAAACGCAATACAGTCAGCAGATACTGGTATTAAAACAACTTCTGGAGTTGGAACCTGAGGATGACTTTCAAATTGAAATACCCCACTCTTCTGATGTAGGTAATTATCTGATACCTGATAAACAATCCATTTACAGTAAGGCAATTGATAAACTTCCGGATACTAAAATATATGATGTGGCTAAAGAAATCAATGAAAAAGATTTGGACATAGCTAAAGCAGGTTTTCTTCCTACAGTAAGCCTATCCGCAGGATTAAGCACCGGTTTTTCAAGTACCCGTGAAAATATAAATTTTGGAAGACAACTAGATGGAAATAAAAGTGAACAGCTATCTTTGTCCGTAAGCATTCCTATATTTTCCAAATTCCAGAATAAAACAAATATAGCGTTGGCTAAAATCAAAATTCAGGAAAGTGAACTTGATAAATTACAGGCCAATAAAGACTTGTATAAAAAAGTGGAAACTGCATGGCTTAATGCGGTAACTAACCAAAACGAAAATGTTGCCTCAAAAACTTTACGGGACACATCAAGGCTTTCGTACGACCTTGCCATAAAAAAATATGAATTTGGTGGTTCTACAACTACTGATCTTCTCGTAAGCCAAACCAATTATTTAAATGCAGAACAAAAATATTTACAAACCAAATATATGGGTATTTTATACCAACAATTATTACAGTACTATCAAGGAAATCCAATAAAAATTCAATAACCATGAAAACAAATAAAACAAAAATAATTATCTTCACTCTCATACTTCTTGCTGGTATCTTTATTATATATAAATTTTTCTTTGCTAAAGATTCTTCTCCGGTAGTCGTTGAAACGGTCAAAATAAATAAAGGAGACGTAATTACGTCCGTTACTGCAACGGGAACCATAAACCCGGTAAATGAAGTTACTGTAGGTACTCAGGTATCCGGGATTATTGAAAAAATTTACGTGGATTATAATAGTCAGGTGACCAAAGGACAATTGTTGGCAGAGTTAGATAAAACTAATCTTATGGCTACTTTAACAGATGCTCAATCTTCCTATTCATCGGCAATCAATCAATTAAACTACCAACAGCAAAATTATAACCGTCAAAAAAATATGTATAATGCTCAGGTAATCAGTAAATCTGATTATGAAACAGCACAATACTCATTAACTAATGCCCGGGAGGCCGTTACACAAGCCCGTTCTGTATTACAAAAAGCACAAACCAATCTGGGATATGCTAATATTTATTCTCCTATAGACGGTGTAATTATCTCTAAAGAAGTTGAGGAAGGACAAACAGTTGCAGCTTCCATGAGTACTCCTACCCTTTTCACTATTGCTCAGGATTTAACCAAAATGCAGGTGGAAGCTAACGTTGACGAAGCTGATATTGGTGAAGTAAAAAACGGACAAAGAGTTACTTTTACTGTAGATGCCTACCCGGGAATAATTTTTAACGGTACGGTAAATCAGGTAAGGTTAGGAGCTACAACATCTTCCAACGTGGTTACCTATACTGTAGTTATTGTAACAGATAATACGGATTTAAAATTGAAACCCGGGCTTACAGCAACCGTTACTATTTTTACCAAAGAATTAAAAGATATTCTTACCATACAGGCTAAAGCTCTCAATTTTGAAATGGATGAAGCTACCTTGCAGAAATATTATAAAGAAAATAGCCTTTCATCAGGGAAAACACAAATTAAAACAAGTAACGAGAAAACTAAATATGTATGGATTAAAAATAAAGATGGTCGTCTTGAACAAAAACCAGTAACCGTAGGTGAAAACGATGGTGTAAATATCCAGGTTCTAAGCGGGCTGAAAGAAGGAGAAGAAGTAGTATACAGCATGAAATCTGCTTTAGTAGCTAACACTTCAGATTCAAGCAATAATCAAAGCCCATTTATGCCTAAACGTCCAGGCAGTAATAAAAGTTCACAAAACAAAACCAAGGTAAAAATGGGCGGACCAAATTAATAGTATAAATCATGAGTAAACCTATTATACATATAGAGAATTTGAAACGGGAATTTAAAATGGGAACTGAAACGGTTAAAGCCCTAAAAGGAATAGACCTGACCGTAAATGAAGGTGAATTTATAACCATAATGGGTTCCAGCGGTTCAGGAAAATCGACACTTTTAAATATATTGGGATGTTTGGATCAACCCTCAGATGGTATTTATGAGCTAGACGGAGTACGAGTGAAAAATCTGAGTAAAGATGAGTTAGCGAAAATAAGAAATGAAAAAATTGGTTTTGTTTTCCAGGCTTATAACTTATTGGCAAGAACTACCTGTGTAGATAATGCTGAATTACCACTTATGTACAATCCGAATGTTTCGTCGGAAGAAAGAAAAAACAGAGCTATATCTGCATTGAAAAAAGTAGGTTTGGGAGAACGTTTACAACATGTTCCCAGTCAATTATCTGGAGGTCAACAGCAAAGGGTAGCCATAGCCAGAGCTTTGGTAAATGAACCGGTAATTTTATTAGCAGATGAGGCGACTGGAAATCTGGACACCCGGACTTCCTATGAGGTAATGGCATTATTTCAGGAACTGAACCGAAACGGAATAACTATAGCTTTTGTTACCCATGAACCGGATATTGCTCAATTCAGTCATAGAACTATTACTTTAAAAGACGGACACATAGTTAAAGATGAAAAGGTAACAAATCCACTTAGTGCCGCTGAAGAATTAGCTAATTTACCTGTAGAAAATTAAATCATGAATTTAAACAATTTATTTAAAATATCATTTAGAGCTATCCTCTTAAATAAAATGAGGACTTTGCTAACCATGCTGGGAATTATCATCGGAGTAGCATCTGTTATTGCAATGTTAGCCATTGGAGAAGGATCTAAAAGAAGTATTCAAGATAACTTATCCAGCATGGGGTCAAATATTATTACTATCCGTCCAGGAGCTGGAAGACAAGGTGGTGTACGGATGGATATGAGTTCATCTCAGACGCTGACTTTAAAAGACATGAATTATCTAAAAAATAAGGCTACCCTTATTACAGATATATCCCCGGTCGTTAATGGTAATGGACAGTCTATTAATGGTTCTAACAACTGGCCTACTTCTATTTACGGAGTATCTCCAGATTATCTTGATATTCGAAATCTTGATATTAAGGATGGAAGTATGTTTACCCAAGATGAAGTAAATACATATGCTAAAGTTTGTGTTATAGGTAAAACCATTGTAGATAATCTTTTTCCCAACGGTGAAGATCCGATTGGTAAAATTATACGTTTTAATAAAATTCCTTTTAAAATCATTGGTGTATTAAGCGAAAAAGGAGAAAATACATTCGGGCAGGATCAGGATGATATCATTCTGGCTCCCTATACCGCAGTTCAAAAAAGAGTTCTTGCCATTACCTATCTTAATTCTATAGTTGCTTCCGCAGTAAGTGAAGATAAAGCAGAAGATGCTGTAACCGAATTAACTGAATTGATGAGACAATCTCATAGTCTACGCGAGAATGATGAAGATAATTTTAATACTTTTTCACAACAGGAAATTATATCCACTATGAGTTCCACTAGTGAAATGCTAACGATTTTACTTGTGGCTATAGCCAGTATTTCACTGGTAGTTGGAGGAATTGGAATCATGAATATCATGTACGTTTCTGTAAAGGAAAGAACCCGGGAAATAGGTTTGCGTATGGCTGTGGGGGCCCGTGGTAAAGATATTCTTATGCAGTTTTTGATTGAGGCTATCCTGATTAGTTTTACTGGCGGAGCTTTCGGTGTATTGATAGGTCTGACTTCTACTTATTTTATAAGTACCTTTGTCGGATGGCCGGTAAGTGTAACTTTTTATTCCATTCTTATTTCATTTGTAGTATGTACAATTACCGGAGTATTTTTTGGCTGGTATCCTGCCAAAAAAGCATCCGATCTGGATCCAATAGATGCTTTACGTTATGAATAGTACCAAATATTTTTATAATAAATACTTAATTATACTTTTACATATAGGTGTATGGGGATTGTTATTCATTTCCCCGTATCTATTTATTTCCGGGCAAACCAGTCTATCCAATATTACGGAACATTCCTGGATTCCTTTATTATTTTACATCATCATATTTTATCTGAATTATTTGTTATTGATAAAGAAATTTATATTCACAAAGAAAATTTTCCTTTTTATTTTAATAAATATTATTGTTATTGGACTGTTTGTGTGGATAAAACATGAATATATTCTTAAAATGTTTGTGGATAACCGTCCGAAATTTTCTCATCCTATAAGACCTTCCCGATCTTTTTTCATATATATTGACAGCCTTTCCATGATTATTCCTATTGCTTTTGTTGTCGCTTTAAAAATTGGTGAAAGATGGCTGAAAACCGAAGCTGAAAAAAAGGAAATTGAAAATATAAAGTTACATTCTGAACTGGAACATTTAAAATATCAAATACAGCCACATTTCTTCTTTAATTCGTTAAACAATATATATTCTCTGGTGGACATAGCTCCGGAAAAAGCAAAAGAAACCTTACACAGTCTTAGTAAACTAATGAGGTATCTTTTATATGAATCAAATTCAGATAAAGTTCAGTTAAACAAAGAAATTGACTTTATGAATAAGTATATTGAATTAATGAAGCTCAGACTAACCGATAAAACACATGTACATTCTTTTCTACCTAAAGTAGATAATTCAATTACAGTGCCTCCTTTACTATTTATTTCTATCATTGAAAATGCTTTTAAGCATGGCGTTTCAGCTACACAGGAATCTGAAATTGATTTTCAGATGGAAGTAAATAAAAATGTAATCCGTTTTGTATCAAAAAATAAAAATTTCCCTAAAACTAATTCTGATAAAAGTGGTTCGGGAATTGGAATGGAAAATCTTAATAAAAGACTTGATTTATTGTATCCAAATGAATACATTTATACATCAAAAATTATCCAGGATCAATATATTGTAATTCTGGAATTTAAATTAAATTAATCGTTTATATTTATTGATGGCTGAAAACAAAATTACCTGTATTATCGTTGATGACGAACCTATGGCTTTAAATCTTATTGAAAGTTATGTTATCAAAACCCCGTTTTTTGAATTAAAAGGCAAATTTTCAAATGCTATTGATGCATTAGCTTTTCTTAATAAGGAAAAAATTAATTTATTATTTCTGGATATACAAATGCCGGAACTTACAGGCATGGAACTTGCCGAAACTCTTACGGATGATAGCCGGGTTGTATTTACTACTGCTTTCGATCAGTATGCTTTGGACGGTTATAAAGTTAAGGCCCTTGACTATTTGCTTAAACCTTTTGATTATAAAGAATTTTTATTAGCTGCCAATAAAGCAAAGGAATGGTTTTCTTTGTTAAATCAACATTCCCTTATGCCACAGATTACTCCAGTTTCTACTACTTCTTACTTTTTTATTCGTTCAGAATATAAACAAATAAAAATAATTTTTGATACCATTTTATATATTGAAGGTTTGAAAGATTACGTTAAAATATGGTTGGTTAATGAGCCTAAGCCCATTCTTACCTTAATGAGCTTAAAAAAACTTGAAGAAGAGCTTCCTAAAAATAACTTCATGCGAATTCATAGATCATTTATTATTGCTTTAGATAAAATACAATCGGTAGAAAAAAATCAAGTAGTCATAAATCAACAGCATATAACCATATCTGATCAATATAAAGATAACTTTCAACAGTTTTTACAAACCAATTCCGCTAACTAATTTTAAGGTTTTGATAAATGAATCGGTCTATACTATTTACCTATTCTCTGATTAGTTTTCTTTTTCAAAACTATTTTCGTATATCCCTTAAGATTTAGTAAATTTGTAAAAATTTAAGTGTATCACACTTTTTAAATTAAAAGATGATTAGTAAAGAAGAAATTAAAAGCTTTTTAAAAGAGATAGAGGTTGATGACCTGGTAAGAAATATACAAATTATGGGAAGTACTGTTATGATTGACATGCTTTCCCACTCTCCGGCTATGCATGAAAAGAAAAGAATGGAGGTTGCCATGCATACTGCTTTTGAAGAGAAATTCGGAAAAGAAATACAGTTAAAATTAAATATACTGGTTGAAGTACCTGAAAAAGAGACGTCTAAAGGAAAATCGATTCCCGGTGTAAAAAATATTATTGCCATAGCTTCCGGTAAAGGAGGTGTTGGAAAGTCTACTATAGCTTCTAATCTGGCAGTTTCTTTACAAAAAATGGGATTCAAAGTAGGTTTGCTGGATGCTGATATCTACGGTCCTTCAGTACCTGTAATGTTCGATGTGGTTGATGAAAAACCTTTATCTGAAAATAATAAAATTATTCCTGTTGAAAGTTACGGTGTGAAGTTACTTTCATTAGGTTTTTTTGCGGGATCCAATCAGGCAGTAGTTTGGCGTGGTGCCATGGCTTCCAAAGCTATTCATCAGCTATTACACGATGCTGATTGGGGTGAACTTGATTTCCTTCTCATTGATTTACCTCCGGGTACGGGTGACATACATTTATCTATTGTACAGGAAGTTCCTGTTACAGGTTCTGTCATTGTAAGTACTCCTCAACATGTTGCACTTGCTGATGTTAAAAAAGGGGTTGCTATGTTCCAAATGCCTGAAATCAATGTTCCCGTATTGGGATTAGTTGAAAATATGGCATATTTTACTCCTAAAGAACTTCCGGAAAATAAATATTATATATTCGGTAAAAAAGGAGTTCAGAAACTGGCTGAAACTTTAGACGTTCCATTGTTAGGGGAAGTACCTATTGTACAATCTATCAGAGAAGCTTCTGATTACGGGCGTCCTGCTGCTTTGCAGGAAGATGAGTTTATTTCCGATATTTACCGAAACATTTCTAAAAATATGATCCAAAGTCTGGTTAACAGAAACGAGTCACTTCCACCTACTGAAGCTGTACGAATTACTACCATGGCAGGATGTTCAACCAAATAATTTTTTTTATGAGTAATACCACATTAGCAGACAAAATTCACGAAGCTTTAGATGAAATTCGCCCATTTCTTATTTCAGATGGAGGAGATATTGAACTTATCGAAATTAAAGATAACAAAGTCAAAATTAAATTTATAGGAGCCTGTTCAGATTGTTCTATCAATCAAAGTACGTTAAAACTTGGTGTTGAAACAACTATCAAAAAACATGTTCCCGAAATTGAAGAAGTAATCAGCGTTACTGAATAATTATACCTGATTTTTCTTATGGCTTAATAATTTTGGCAATAAGTTTGATTAGTTTTTTATAATTTTAACAAATTAATTTTATTTGTTTTAAACTAAAATAATTTGTTCATAAAAACTAAGATCCATGAAAAAAAAGTTATCTGTTTTTTTAGTTATTATAGTTTCTTTCTTTTATATTTCTGCCGATTCGGTATCTGATTCATCTCAGTTTAAGGATGGAGAATATTTACGATACAGACTTCATTACGGACTTTTGAATGCTGGTTATGCTACTTTGACTACCAGTGAAACTACTTTTAATGGTAAACCTCACTACCACGTAATTGGTGAAGGGTATTCTACCGGAGCTGTTAAAGTTTTTTTTAAAGTGGAAGACAGATATGAAACCTATATGGATAAATCAAATCTTCTTTCTTCTAAATT contains these protein-coding regions:
- a CDS encoding efflux RND transporter periplasmic adaptor subunit, whose product is MKTNKTKIIIFTLILLAGIFIIYKFFFAKDSSPVVVETVKINKGDVITSVTATGTINPVNEVTVGTQVSGIIEKIYVDYNSQVTKGQLLAELDKTNLMATLTDAQSSYSSAINQLNYQQQNYNRQKNMYNAQVISKSDYETAQYSLTNAREAVTQARSVLQKAQTNLGYANIYSPIDGVIISKEVEEGQTVAASMSTPTLFTIAQDLTKMQVEANVDEADIGEVKNGQRVTFTVDAYPGIIFNGTVNQVRLGATTSSNVVTYTVVIVTDNTDLKLKPGLTATVTIFTKELKDILTIQAKALNFEMDEATLQKYYKENSLSSGKTQIKTSNEKTKYVWIKNKDGRLEQKPVTVGENDGVNIQVLSGLKEGEEVVYSMKSALVANTSDSSNNQSPFMPKRPGSNKSSQNKTKVKMGGPN
- a CDS encoding pyridoxal phosphate-dependent aminotransferase produces the protein MPKFSSRGINMPESPIRKLAPYARKAKEKGLKVYHLNIGQPDIKSPKAAVKALKDINLDIFEYAPSEGNFDYRKTLTDYYHSLGFTDLSIDNFIITNGGSEALSFTIGCLCDEGDEIIVPEPFYANYYSFAEALGVKIVPIVSTIETGFALPDIEKFEELIGPKTKAILITNPSNPTGYLYSKEELEKLRDIVLKKDIFLISDEVYREYVYDGLTHHSVLDFPELSENAIVVDSESKRYSLCGIRCGFLVTRNREFLQTALKFAQARLSPVLIGQIVANAAHYESRDYIDQVRKEYSERRDLLVQLLNEIPGVFCPTPKGAFYCTAEFPVEDAEDFCLWLLKEYQYNNGTVMLAPAQGFYSNHELGKKQIRMAYVINKEDIKSAVEIMKKGIEVYNSAR
- a CDS encoding HU family DNA-binding protein; the protein is MNKSELIDAIAADAEITKAAAKKALDSFLANVTTSLKKGDKVTLVGFGTFSVSNRSAREGINPQTKAKIKIPAKKVAKFKAGAELSSAVN
- a CDS encoding SDR family oxidoreductase — protein: MILVTGGTGLLGSYILLQLAKINNSRIRVLVRAEASKNEILELFKLYEPESYNCLFNKIQWTEGDVLNLSSVEKALQGVSQVYHIAGKVSFNEHDRAELYKVNVEGTKNMVNLSIENNIDKFCFISSIATLDPMLGKTQIDEESEWNFKVHHSSYACSKYGAEMEVWRGSQEGLKVVIVHPGVILGSRNWKRSSGVLYEMVSKKQLLYTSGKTAYVDAWDVAAICIRLMNSPIYNQRYILISENVSYKKVFTLLRNYFNKSKPFKISDFWLGTIALIIRMITLNRVMSKSVVDALTSKTEYSNKKIVNELAYSFIPVEESLKIHAQNFVKYKNNKND
- a CDS encoding diphosphomevalonate/mevalonate 3,5-bisphosphate decarboxylase family protein, whose translation is MTESDFISTQPYTLLEEGEVKAQCSSNIALIKYWGKYEPQLPANPSISYTLTDSYTQTTVHFKKTHEFAVHVFLESVEQEEFSKKIKKYLSSIQKYIPFVENYEYTIHTHNSFPHSSGIASSASGFGAIAQCMMEISKKLGETMTEEYKIQKASFLARLGSGSACRSLYKGLAVWGRHPEIPESSDLYAVPYPFEIHPDFTTFQDTVLLIHEGVKEVSSTVGHGLMNNHPYAEARFNEAVKNLSELSVILQNGDLDAFGRLVEHEALTLHAMMMTSQPAFILMKTGTVAAIEKIWKFRKETKTHLFFTLDAGANLHLLYPEKEKGLISSFIKNDLVKYTENGNIILDKVLF
- a CDS encoding ABC transporter ATP-binding protein, producing MSKPIIHIENLKREFKMGTETVKALKGIDLTVNEGEFITIMGSSGSGKSTLLNILGCLDQPSDGIYELDGVRVKNLSKDELAKIRNEKIGFVFQAYNLLARTTCVDNAELPLMYNPNVSSEERKNRAISALKKVGLGERLQHVPSQLSGGQQQRVAIARALVNEPVILLADEATGNLDTRTSYEVMALFQELNRNGITIAFVTHEPDIAQFSHRTITLKDGHIVKDEKVTNPLSAAEELANLPVEN
- a CDS encoding TolC family protein, with protein sequence MKRRLILIMSLYFASLSIFYAQNKSLPSVWNLEQCLQYAVSNNITVKKAELSKNTSELNYKQSKNNRLPSLSANLSGSMTNGTSIDPITGSFQDEFYTSSNASINSNITLYNGSKVNNTIIQNKLLVSQNDLYVQQAANNIILSITEAYVQALYYQEGIEIAKNSAKSTEELLKQGEVKFKNGALSRSELADLESQNATNQYNIVTAQTQYSQQILVLKQLLELEPEDDFQIEIPHSSDVGNYLIPDKQSIYSKAIDKLPDTKIYDVAKEINEKDLDIAKAGFLPTVSLSAGLSTGFSSTRENINFGRQLDGNKSEQLSLSVSIPIFSKFQNKTNIALAKIKIQESELDKLQANKDLYKKVETAWLNAVTNQNENVASKTLRDTSRLSYDLAIKKYEFGGSTTTDLLVSQTNYLNAEQKYLQTKYMGILYQQLLQYYQGNPIKIQ
- a CDS encoding phage holin family protein; amino-acid sequence: MVGIIKKYVNKRIELLKIELTETISSMISILIYIFIVLTLAMMFLILFSLAIGFLIGALLNNWGLGILIFSLVYLLAFIILIFNYNKIRKYIMHKIIEIQLNAKDEEEDDQD
- a CDS encoding YtxH domain-containing protein, translated to MGSKNTQNVLAGMILGAAAGLLAGVLMAPDKGRNTRKKIKRKAEDLSDNFKDTYSKYKEDLKDGYEKYKKDFQKKKEEVVDNLTSEYNDLTKK